AAGATCACATCGTTATTGGAAGCCCGGGCCGGTACGTGAGCTTCAGAGACCTTGGGGAGCTACCGTGACAACTGAGCGAGCACAAGCCCATCCGCGAGTGCAATTGCTGGCAGTTCCATGCCCCGAGGCACAGTGCCGATCACGCCAAGTCATTGGCGAGGAATCCCATGAGCACTAACCTCAAGCATGCTGACTTTGAAGTCGAAAATCACGGAACGATCTTCCTCATTCGCCCGACCTCCGAAGCGGGAGAGGATCACTTTGCGGAACTTGATCCGTGGCAGCACACCTTCTTCGGCAACGCCCTTGCCGTGGAGCATAGATACCTTGAGGAAGTTGTACTCCTACTCCAGGAGGACTTCATCGTCCTTCCCGCCTAACCCAGACCCCGCCCGCGCGGGGTCTTCCGACTGATGTGGCTTCCAACGCCCACGGAAGCCGAAGTAGAACGCTTCCGCGAGCTTTTGCAGTCCACATGTGGGGTCGAATGCGATAGCGTGGAAGCGAGGGCGCTTAACGAACTCCTCATCCAAGTTCTGATCATCCAAACCAATGAAGTGCATTATCTACGCAAGGAAATCAACTGAATCTGGGGAACGGCAGGTTCAGAGTTTAGACGACCAGCTTCGCATCATGCGAGAAGTTGCACACCGGACCGGATATGTTGTGATTGAGGAGATTGCAGAGTCGCGTTCTGCAAAACATCCAAATAATCGACCTGGATTTAGTCGCCTACTCGAGCTCATTCGGACCGGGAAAGCAAGCGCCATCCTGGTTTGGCACGTGAACCGACTTACCCGGAACCCCCAGGAAGGAGGGACTCTGGGCCAGCTCCTTCTCGATGGCGAGATAGAGGTAATTCAAACGCCGGAGCGCAAATACGTGAGCGATGATAGCCCAATCTTTCTCGCTCTCGAATCCGCCGTAGCCGCCGGACAGAGTCAAAACTTGAGCCGAGATGTTACTAGGGGTATGGAGAGCAAGGCTGAAAAAGGATGGCTGCCAGGAAAGCCACCGCTAGGATATCGCAATAACCCTTGGACAAGGGAGATAGAACCGAATCCAGAAAGTTTTCCATGGGTTGAGAAAGCATGGCAACTCATTGTTGATTCGCCTCTTTCTGTTCGAGATATCTCCAATGCTCTCGATTCTGAGTGGCCGACCGTCGACAAAAAAGCCGCCGAGCACCGCTTCCGGAAGCTCTACGCTCTGTTCCGAAATCCCTTCTATGCTGGGCTCTTTCGATTTCAAGGCAAGCTCCACGAAGGAAAGCACCAAGCTGTTGTCGGCAGAGCGGAGTTTGAGTTCGTCCAGCAGAAGTTAAGCCGTTGCGGTGAAGCCGTCCGACCACAGCGTCACGAGCCACTGTTTAGGGGTCTTATTCGATGCGGGACATGCGGTGGACCGGCAACGGTCACAAAGGCTCAGAAGCAAGCAAAGGACGGTTCAATACTTCAATACGTTTATTATCACTGCACTGGTCACCGAGGGTGCAGGAAGCGGGTGGTCGAAGAGAACGTTATAAGGCAGGCGTTAATCGAGTTTGCTAAGAGTGTTTCCATCGCTCCTGCAGTTTCCGAATTCCTGCTAGCACAACTCCAGGGGATTAGGGCCGCACATGAAGCCACGACGATAGCGGCTTCCCGAAGATTGACAGGAAGCCGCGCGAAGCTGCAGGAACGGCTACACAGGCTCCATAGCATGCGAATGGACGGTGAGATTACGACAGAGGAATACATGTCGCTCAAGGCGTCGCTCAATGCTCAAACGCTGGAAGTAGATGCTGGCATCGAGAAGTGCCAGTCGCGAGCGGACGCTGTTCGCCTCAAGCTTCGGTGCGTTGTAGAGGCCGGCCGAGAGGCGTTTCGCCTCGAAGAGCATGAGACAGAATCTAACTTGAAGATTCTGGCTACCAGACTGCGAAACTCCGTTTACATTCGCGACCGTCAGGTTGAGATACGCATGGATGAAATACTTCAGAAGATAGCTTCGTTCAAACCGCTGATTAGTCAGTCTCAGAGCCTTGAACCAAGGAGTTCTGGCACTCCAATTCTCGATTGGTGCACGCCTT
This portion of the Armatimonadota bacterium genome encodes:
- a CDS encoding recombinase family protein, which encodes MKCIIYARKSTESGERQVQSLDDQLRIMREVAHRTGYVVIEEIAESRSAKHPNNRPGFSRLLELIRTGKASAILVWHVNRLTRNPQEGGTLGQLLLDGEIEVIQTPERKYVSDDSPIFLALESAVAAGQSQNLSRDVTRGMESKAEKGWLPGKPPLGYRNNPWTREIEPNPESFPWVEKAWQLIVDSPLSVRDISNALDSEWPTVDKKAAEHRFRKLYALFRNPFYAGLFRFQGKLHEGKHQAVVGRAEFEFVQQKLSRCGEAVRPQRHEPLFRGLIRCGTCGGPATVTKAQKQAKDGSILQYVYYHCTGHRGCRKRVVEENVIRQALIEFAKSVSIAPAVSEFLLAQLQGIRAAHEATTIAASRRLTGSRAKLQERLHRLHSMRMDGEITTEEYMSLKASLNAQTLEVDAGIEKCQSRADAVRLKLRCVVEAGREAFRLEEHETESNLKILATRLRNSVYIRDRQVEIRMDEILQKIASFKPLISQSQSLEPRSSGTPILDWCTPLWDVLNGSFQQQLEELDEAAPPVIPNVPQGVQKAPL